Proteins encoded together in one Neobacillus sp. FSL H8-0543 window:
- the uraD gene encoding 2-oxo-4-hydroxy-4-carboxy-5-ureidoimidazoline decarboxylase, whose product MASPSSGGELSIESMNQMNREVFVHTLGWLFEDSPWVAWMAWESLPFTSREELLQTMIIIVQKAEEGRKLALLRAHPDLGTRLQMSECSQKEQAGVGLNKLTKDEYAEFVTLNHNYVEKFGFPFIMAVKGQRKETILAAMKDRVGNTYEQECATALNEVYKIAKFRLNDTIQ is encoded by the coding sequence ATGGCTAGCCCAAGTAGCGGTGGAGAACTTTCAATAGAAAGTATGAATCAAATGAATAGAGAGGTATTTGTGCACACCTTGGGGTGGTTGTTTGAGGATTCTCCATGGGTTGCATGGATGGCGTGGGAAAGTCTGCCGTTTACATCACGAGAAGAACTTTTACAAACAATGATAATAATTGTCCAAAAAGCAGAGGAAGGGAGAAAGTTAGCGCTGCTTCGTGCACATCCTGATTTAGGAACTAGATTACAAATGTCAGAGTGTTCCCAAAAGGAACAGGCAGGCGTAGGGCTAAATAAGCTTACCAAGGATGAATATGCCGAGTTTGTTACTCTTAATCATAACTATGTTGAAAAATTCGGATTCCCCTTTATCATGGCGGTAAAAGGTCAGAGGAAAGAGACCATTCTTGCTGCGATGAAAGATCGGGTGGGCAACACCTATGAGCAAGAATGCGCGACTGCCTTGAACGAGGTTTATAAAATTGCTAAGTTCCGCTTAAACGATACGATTCAATGA
- the pucL gene encoding factor-independent urate hydroxylase, producing MMKRTMSYGKADVWVYRTYAKPLTGVRAIPESAFTGRNNILFGMNVKVAVEGDTFISSFKEGDNTLVVATDSMKNFILKHAGDYDGPTQEGFLEFVGHRFLETYSHMTGINISGEQIPFDELPVPTNGSFQPSPLVFRYSLNEQASAQVEVKRKDEGITTTNHLSSLKGLKLIKVRGSSFFGYVKDEYTTLPESNDRPLFIFLNIEWRYNNLEDARGNTTDGYVGAEQVRDIAYTVFHEENSPSIQNLIYRIGYRILERFPQLAEVRFESNNRTWETILDEIPSSEEGKVFTEPRPPYGFQCFSMTREDLENPEESS from the coding sequence ATGATGAAAAGAACGATGAGCTATGGAAAAGCAGATGTCTGGGTATATCGTACGTATGCAAAACCCCTTACCGGCGTTCGAGCCATTCCTGAATCAGCATTTACTGGTCGTAACAATATCCTTTTTGGCATGAATGTTAAAGTGGCGGTTGAAGGCGATACCTTTATTTCCTCTTTCAAGGAAGGCGATAACACATTAGTTGTTGCAACCGACTCCATGAAAAATTTTATTCTCAAGCATGCAGGGGATTATGACGGACCAACACAAGAGGGGTTTCTTGAATTTGTCGGACATCGCTTTTTAGAAACCTATTCACATATGACGGGTATCAACATCTCGGGTGAGCAAATTCCCTTTGACGAACTTCCTGTGCCCACAAATGGGAGTTTTCAACCGAGTCCGCTCGTCTTTCGGTATTCATTAAATGAACAGGCTAGTGCCCAGGTGGAAGTGAAACGCAAGGATGAAGGAATCACAACAACTAATCACCTGAGCAGTTTGAAGGGATTAAAGCTAATTAAGGTACGCGGTAGTTCATTCTTTGGCTACGTGAAGGATGAATATACGACACTACCAGAATCAAATGATCGCCCCTTGTTTATCTTTTTAAATATCGAGTGGCGGTATAACAATTTGGAGGATGCAAGAGGAAATACGACAGATGGGTATGTAGGAGCAGAACAGGTAAGGGATATTGCTTATACCGTTTTTCATGAAGAAAACTCTCCTTCCATCCAAAACCTAATCTATCGAATTGGCTATAGAATACTAGAACGGTTCCCGCAATTGGCTGAGGTTCGCTTTGAATCTAATAACCGGACATGGGAAACTATTTTAGATGAAATTCCAAGCTCAGAAGAAGGGAAAGTTTTTACCGAGCCGCGTCCTCCCTATGGTTTTCAATGTTTTTCGATGACGCGTGAAGATTTGGAAAATCCGGAGGAATCGAGCTAA
- the uraH gene encoding hydroxyisourate hydrolase: MAGKLTTHVLDLSRGKPAVGILVELWEVVTDNEFTRIQYCYTNEDGRVEKPLLEGSAMKKGIYELRFYVGDYYHKRRGLPGDSSFLNCVPIRFGISEPADHYHVPLLLSPGGYSTYRGS, from the coding sequence ATGGCTGGAAAGTTGACCACACATGTCCTTGATTTAAGCAGAGGAAAACCAGCTGTTGGTATTTTGGTGGAGCTATGGGAGGTAGTCACTGATAACGAGTTTACTCGTATTCAATATTGTTATACCAATGAAGATGGCAGAGTAGAGAAACCTCTCCTAGAGGGTAGCGCAATGAAAAAGGGAATCTATGAACTTCGATTCTATGTGGGTGATTATTATCATAAACGAAGAGGTTTACCCGGAGATTCTTCATTCCTAAATTGTGTACCTATTCGTTTCGGGATATCAGAACCTGCTGACCACTATCACGTGCCGCTATTACTCTCTCCAGGTGGATATAGTACCTATCGTGGAAGTTAA
- a CDS encoding ArgE/DapE family deacylase, translating into MNHDKEALVQWIQEHQEEMILFLKKLVQTPSDNPAGDCYPIAANLQQQLCELGVENVSLVEVDEEAVKKTGMISLANVLGSTEFGDGEGPNIVLNAHGDVVPPGLGWTVDPYGGEIIHGKMYGRGVAVSKSDITAYTFAVLALTQVKMNQPLNGKVDLAFTFDEETGGDLGPKWLLDQGYIKPDQAIVAGFTYSAVNAHNGCLHFEIKTIGKSAHAALPHTGIDAIEATSKILNALYEYRHTLAKKKSSIPGIDFPTLNVGLVSGGINTNVVPDECIIRVDRRLIPEENGELAEMEFRELVMQVVSDIPGVKVEIQKVLHAKSYGPVPEDTPLIQALAANWQTIMNEPGKLPINGVPLYTDARHFFAAGVPTIMFGVGPKVLEEANGHRADENIRLEDLQAATKIIACTLYDLLVSQRA; encoded by the coding sequence TTGAATCATGATAAAGAAGCGCTGGTCCAATGGATTCAGGAACACCAAGAAGAAATGATTTTATTTTTAAAAAAACTAGTGCAAACCCCATCCGATAATCCTGCTGGTGACTGTTACCCGATTGCTGCTAACTTACAGCAACAGCTTTGTGAACTTGGGGTTGAGAATGTGTCGTTGGTAGAAGTGGACGAAGAGGCTGTGAAAAAGACTGGAATGATTAGTTTGGCTAATGTACTAGGGTCCACAGAATTTGGGGATGGCGAAGGCCCTAACATCGTATTAAATGCCCATGGAGATGTGGTTCCGCCAGGGTTGGGTTGGACGGTTGATCCATACGGTGGGGAAATTATTCATGGGAAAATGTATGGAAGAGGTGTGGCCGTATCGAAGTCAGATATTACCGCCTATACCTTTGCAGTCCTGGCCTTAACACAAGTAAAAATGAACCAACCGTTAAATGGGAAAGTGGATCTTGCGTTTACGTTTGATGAAGAAACGGGCGGAGACTTAGGACCAAAATGGTTATTGGATCAAGGGTATATCAAGCCCGACCAAGCTATTGTCGCTGGTTTTACGTATTCTGCTGTAAATGCTCATAATGGCTGCTTGCATTTCGAAATTAAAACCATCGGAAAGTCGGCCCATGCCGCACTCCCGCACACTGGAATCGATGCCATCGAGGCAACTTCGAAAATATTAAATGCTCTCTATGAATACCGTCACACACTCGCAAAGAAAAAATCGTCAATCCCTGGAATCGATTTTCCAACCCTGAATGTAGGACTTGTTTCAGGGGGGATTAACACCAATGTCGTCCCGGATGAGTGTATTATCAGAGTTGACCGAAGACTGATTCCAGAAGAAAACGGTGAACTAGCAGAAATGGAGTTTAGAGAATTAGTGATGCAAGTTGTTTCAGATATTCCTGGAGTAAAAGTGGAGATTCAGAAAGTCCTCCATGCGAAAAGCTATGGACCAGTACCTGAGGATACCCCATTAATCCAAGCATTGGCTGCAAACTGGCAGACGATTATGAACGAACCGGGTAAATTACCAATCAATGGGGTACCTTTATATACAGATGCCCGCCATTTTTTTGCTGCTGGAGTCCCAACGATTATGTTTGGGGTTGGTCCCAAAGTGTTAGAAGAAGCGAATGGACATCGAGCAGATGAAAATATTCGACTCGAGGATTTACAGGCGGCGACAAAAATCATTGCCTGTACTCTTTATGATTTACTGGTAAGTCAAAGAGCATAA
- a CDS encoding dipeptidase, translating into MNIIDLHCDALLKLSEGKGKLRFADAPELQTNKTRLQLGQVKVQCFAIFLEPDIPSDQKFHAALEQIDYFYKEVLGKNPDMIHIKDWSDFDRLKVGQIGAMLTLEGVDAIGNDLMKLRMLYQLGVRSVGLTWNNANLAADGAGEPRGGGLTLFGKEIVEFNNQNHILTDVSHLSDNGIWEVIELAKYPIASHSNARALCQHPRNLTDDQAVAMFKKGGLIHVVYYPPFVKENGEATLTDLVKHIDHFCGLGGVKQIGLGSDFDGISTFISGLEDASKSQNLINELLKHFREDEVRGFAFQNFLDHRPVVAYKG; encoded by the coding sequence GTGAATATCATAGACCTGCATTGTGATGCGTTGCTTAAGCTGTCGGAAGGTAAAGGCAAGTTGCGTTTTGCGGATGCCCCAGAACTACAAACGAACAAAACTCGTTTACAGCTAGGGCAAGTCAAGGTACAGTGCTTTGCGATTTTTTTGGAACCAGATATTCCGTCTGATCAGAAATTTCATGCAGCACTGGAGCAAATTGATTATTTTTATAAAGAAGTACTCGGAAAAAACCCTGATATGATACATATAAAAGATTGGTCGGACTTTGATCGGCTGAAAGTCGGCCAAATTGGCGCGATGTTAACGCTAGAAGGTGTCGATGCGATAGGGAATGACCTAATGAAGCTTCGAATGCTATACCAGTTAGGTGTTCGTTCAGTGGGACTAACCTGGAACAATGCCAATCTAGCCGCTGATGGCGCCGGTGAACCTCGTGGCGGAGGGCTTACACTGTTTGGAAAGGAAATTGTTGAATTTAACAATCAGAATCATATTCTTACAGATGTATCCCACCTGAGTGATAACGGAATTTGGGAAGTCATCGAATTAGCTAAATATCCAATTGCCAGCCACTCTAATGCAAGGGCGCTTTGTCAGCATCCTCGGAACTTAACGGATGATCAAGCAGTAGCAATGTTTAAAAAGGGTGGGCTGATTCATGTCGTCTATTACCCTCCTTTTGTAAAAGAAAATGGAGAGGCAACGTTAACTGATCTTGTTAAGCATATTGACCATTTTTGTGGGCTAGGAGGAGTGAAGCAAATTGGCTTAGGATCAGATTTTGATGGAATATCAACTTTTATTTCGGGGTTAGAGGATGCCTCTAAGAGTCAAAATCTAATCAATGAATTGTTAAAGCACTTCCGTGAAGATGAGGTACGAGGCTTTGCTTTTCAAAACTTCCTGGACCATAGACCTGTTGTGGCGTATAAAGGTTAG
- a CDS encoding excisionase family DNA-binding protein, whose translation MYLTIKETAEYLSMAESNVEALIKQKKIRAIHDGENYLINKEQFNTHLKQMEKYKHLVEELLNEPVPEDIDIKDED comes from the coding sequence ATGTATTTAACAATAAAAGAAACCGCAGAATATCTGTCGATGGCAGAATCAAACGTAGAAGCTCTAATAAAACAAAAGAAAATTCGTGCCATCCATGACGGTGAAAACTACCTAATCAACAAAGAACAATTCAACACCCACCTCAAACAAATGGAAAAATACAAACACCTCGTCGAAGAACTATTAAACGAGCCCGTCCCAGAGGACATTGACATAAAAGACGAGGACTAA
- a CDS encoding DUF488 family protein, whose amino-acid sequence MTNIFLKRVYEAYDESDGARILIDRLWPRGVSKEKARLTDWFKEVAPSPELCKWFSHKPERFEEFRDKYLDELRTSDVKLGLINQILMMASKGKVTLLYGSKDQVHNQAQVLFAELTRMMEENKSIG is encoded by the coding sequence ATGACAAATATTTTTCTAAAAAGAGTCTACGAGGCTTATGATGAATCAGATGGTGCTCGTATTCTTATTGACCGCTTATGGCCACGAGGGGTTTCAAAGGAAAAGGCGAGGTTAACAGATTGGTTTAAGGAAGTAGCCCCTAGCCCTGAGCTTTGTAAATGGTTTAGCCATAAGCCTGAACGGTTTGAAGAGTTTCGTGATAAATATCTAGATGAACTCCGGACTAGTGATGTGAAACTAGGTCTAATAAATCAGATCCTAATGATGGCATCAAAAGGGAAAGTCACGCTGCTCTATGGTTCAAAGGATCAAGTACATAACCAGGCACAAGTATTGTTTGCAGAACTTACAAGAATGATGGAAGAAAACAAATCAATTGGATAG
- a CDS encoding VOC family protein: protein MSFTFKAIAHIQLAAPKGSEDAARVFFKDILGFTELEKPSELKKRGGVWFGFGNYQIHIGIEEPFSPAKKAHPAIEVENIEELKLHLINSGVNVIVDGDYPGANRFYTADPFGNRLEFLEWIA, encoded by the coding sequence ATGTCTTTTACTTTCAAAGCTATTGCTCATATTCAACTTGCTGCTCCAAAAGGAAGCGAGGATGCTGCAAGGGTATTCTTCAAGGACATCCTAGGTTTTACTGAGCTGGAAAAACCGTCGGAATTAAAAAAACGTGGTGGAGTGTGGTTTGGTTTTGGAAATTACCAAATCCATATCGGAATAGAAGAACCGTTCTCTCCAGCAAAGAAGGCACACCCTGCCATTGAAGTAGAGAATATTGAGGAATTAAAGCTGCATCTAATAAATAGTGGAGTAAACGTTATTGTAGACGGCGATTATCCTGGTGCTAATAGATTTTATACCGCTGACCCTTTTGGAAATCGGTTAGAGTTTTTAGAATGGATTGCCTAG
- a CDS encoding oligoribonuclease: protein MYKLLSHNDLDGVGCGILAKLAFGDQVKVRYNSVSSLDREVEWFLENEAKDTFLFITDLSVNQKNEKKLEAFYQTEKKVQFIDHHKTALHFNEYEWGHVVIEDEEGRLTSATSLFYEYLLGQQLIESSKAITEFVELVRQYDTWEWETNNNQQAQRLNALFYLVSIEEFEESMINRLKSSDHFKFDEFETKILDMEENKIDRYIRRKRRELVQSQIGDHFAGIVYAESYHSELGNELGKEYPHLDYIAIVNIGGKRLGFRTIHDDVDVSEVAGHYGGGGHAKASGCSLTEEAYKQFVVETFHIEPLREDSKRNRYNVKGSTFGSLYKNRIDDIFYLSPANEGEWLIERNNTKIDQTFTSFEEGEKFLKRYYEAWLEKDDTFVSYLMDEVKKGNN, encoded by the coding sequence ATGTATAAACTGTTGTCCCATAATGATTTGGATGGGGTAGGCTGTGGTATTTTAGCAAAGCTTGCTTTTGGGGATCAAGTGAAGGTGAGATACAATTCCGTTTCCAGTCTCGATCGTGAAGTAGAGTGGTTCCTGGAAAACGAGGCTAAGGATACATTTTTATTTATTACCGATTTATCTGTAAATCAAAAAAATGAAAAAAAGCTTGAGGCTTTTTATCAAACTGAAAAAAAAGTTCAGTTCATTGATCACCATAAAACAGCGCTCCATTTTAACGAATATGAATGGGGGCATGTTGTGATTGAAGATGAAGAAGGCAGGTTAACCTCTGCGACATCTTTATTTTATGAATATCTTCTGGGACAACAACTAATCGAGTCCTCTAAGGCGATCACCGAATTTGTCGAACTTGTCAGGCAATATGACACCTGGGAATGGGAGACAAATAATAATCAGCAAGCACAGCGACTGAATGCTCTCTTTTATTTGGTTTCAATCGAGGAATTTGAGGAAAGTATGATCAATCGTCTTAAATCCAGCGACCATTTCAAATTTGATGAATTCGAAACGAAAATCCTGGATATGGAAGAAAATAAAATTGATCGCTATATCCGTCGGAAAAGGCGGGAGCTCGTTCAGTCCCAAATAGGCGATCATTTTGCCGGCATCGTTTATGCGGAATCCTATCATTCGGAACTTGGAAATGAACTCGGTAAAGAATACCCGCATCTTGATTACATCGCCATTGTTAATATAGGTGGGAAACGACTGGGATTTCGAACCATTCATGATGATGTTGATGTGTCTGAGGTAGCTGGTCATTATGGCGGAGGCGGGCATGCAAAGGCTTCTGGCTGCTCATTAACAGAAGAGGCCTACAAGCAATTCGTGGTCGAAACATTTCACATCGAACCACTCCGGGAGGACTCGAAGCGAAATCGTTATAATGTAAAAGGATCCACATTTGGGTCATTGTATAAGAATCGTATCGATGATATCTTTTATCTTTCACCGGCAAACGAAGGTGAGTGGCTAATTGAACGAAATAACACGAAAATAGATCAGACCTTTACAAGCTTTGAAGAAGGTGAAAAATTCTTAAAAAGATATTATGAAGCCTGGCTTGAAAAAGACGATACATTTGTAAGCTACTTAATGGATGAAGTGAAGAAAGGGAATAATTGA
- a CDS encoding GNAT family N-acetyltransferase yields MKIHFSHLTKPTSTIVDMFNQWENDPALIPLTRPNQNMEDLEHQWEMTLDDLTKRLEHNQTYLIYLDDQLVGEMNYMVDPSHLYKKEQGTAWIGITIGEPEGRGKGIGFVAIQYLEEQIKQQGLKRIELGVFEFNIQAQKLYKKLGYQEIGRIKDFTYWQDKMWNDIRMEKYLGDC; encoded by the coding sequence ATGAAAATTCATTTTAGCCATTTAACCAAACCTACATCAACGATTGTAGACATGTTCAATCAGTGGGAGAATGACCCCGCTCTGATTCCGTTGACTCGCCCTAATCAAAACATGGAAGATTTAGAACACCAGTGGGAAATGACCCTGGATGACCTGACAAAACGCCTGGAACACAATCAAACCTACCTGATTTATCTCGACGATCAGTTGGTTGGAGAAATGAACTATATGGTGGACCCAAGTCATCTTTATAAAAAAGAGCAAGGAACTGCCTGGATTGGGATAACAATAGGTGAGCCAGAAGGACGCGGCAAGGGGATTGGTTTTGTCGCCATTCAATATTTGGAGGAACAGATTAAACAGCAAGGTTTAAAACGTATTGAATTGGGAGTGTTTGAGTTTAATATACAAGCACAAAAGCTCTACAAGAAATTGGGCTACCAAGAAATTGGTCGGATCAAAGATTTTACCTATTGGCAGGATAAAATGTGGAATGATATTCGAATGGAGAAGTATTTAGGAGACTGTTAG
- a CDS encoding HlyD family efflux transporter periplasmic adaptor subunit, which produces MKKKKLWIWIGSVVGVLVLGVAATITFGMFNKNVNVTGDELNEMGVTVQKASEQELIESILVTGQIVPESEQKVFLEPEKGVISEYKVTENQTVKAGEPLFVYDSSKLEVELSRAKRENELIESRGKTEQSQISELNKRMADMKKKMETQKTSTVHIESEGAEEPKEPQVTQEDLNQLTNEKIQLEMQYENTKAEISSASEQITEITTRIKDMTVVSKIDGIIVKINQNIANTETGSNESVVHIISSQPYKVIGTMSEFDAVKIKQGQAVVVRPKVFKDREWKGSVESVSQFPNEAGGGGEEFGGMGGGSVTMYPFKVAITDDTSELRQGFHVSLEIKIGGGEKHLVVPHMALIDQEGMSVAYVLTDGKLERREVKKGSMNDEFIEITEGVNLGELVVITPNDGMHDGMEVTSFDEVD; this is translated from the coding sequence GTGAAGAAAAAGAAGTTGTGGATTTGGATTGGCTCTGTAGTTGGAGTACTTGTCCTGGGGGTGGCGGCAACGATCACTTTTGGAATGTTTAATAAAAATGTGAATGTGACGGGCGACGAACTGAATGAAATGGGTGTAACTGTACAAAAAGCAAGCGAGCAGGAATTAATTGAGAGCATACTGGTGACAGGTCAAATTGTCCCAGAGAGTGAACAAAAGGTATTTTTAGAGCCAGAAAAAGGTGTAATTAGTGAATACAAAGTTACAGAAAATCAGACAGTAAAGGCTGGAGAACCTTTATTTGTTTACGATTCTTCTAAACTAGAAGTTGAGCTTAGCAGAGCAAAACGTGAAAATGAGCTAATTGAAAGTAGAGGAAAAACCGAGCAAAGCCAAATTTCAGAATTGAACAAGCGAATGGCAGATATGAAAAAGAAAATGGAGACACAAAAAACTAGTACTGTACACATTGAATCAGAAGGAGCAGAGGAACCAAAAGAACCACAAGTCACACAGGAAGATTTGAATCAACTTACGAATGAAAAGATTCAATTGGAAATGCAATATGAGAATACAAAAGCAGAAATTTCGTCGGCAAGTGAGCAAATCACAGAAATAACCACACGGATAAAGGATATGACTGTTGTTAGTAAAATTGATGGAATAATTGTGAAAATTAATCAAAACATAGCAAATACTGAAACTGGGTCCAATGAGTCAGTAGTTCATATTATTTCAAGTCAGCCCTATAAGGTTATTGGGACAATGAGTGAATTTGATGCTGTAAAGATTAAACAGGGACAAGCAGTCGTTGTCCGCCCAAAGGTTTTTAAAGATAGAGAATGGAAGGGTTCAGTTGAATCTGTTAGCCAATTTCCAAATGAAGCAGGAGGCGGTGGCGAAGAATTTGGTGGCATGGGAGGCGGCAGCGTAACAATGTACCCTTTCAAGGTGGCCATAACCGACGACACATCTGAGTTGCGTCAAGGCTTTCATGTTTCTTTAGAAATAAAAATAGGCGGAGGAGAAAAACATCTTGTCGTTCCACATATGGCATTAATCGATCAGGAAGGTATGAGTGTTGCTTATGTATTGACGGACGGAAAATTAGAAAGACGAGAAGTGAAAAAGGGCTCAATGAATGATGAATTTATAGAGATAACTGAAGGCGTAAACCTAGGTGAACTAGTTGTAATTACACCAAATGATGGAATGCATGATGGAATGGAAGTGACCTCCTTTGATGAAGTTGACTGA
- a CDS encoding ABC transporter ATP-binding protein: protein MKLTEITKVYRNGSLEVPVLHGINLTIEDGEFVAIMGPSGSGKSTLMNIIGFLDYPSEGEFVLNDEKIGLAKEKKLARLRNEHVGFVFQQFFLLPKFNALKNVESPLIYAGVSKRERTERAKEMLEKVGLEDRMKHLPSELSGGQKQRVAIARALVNNPSIILADEPTGALDSQTSKQIMELLVQLNQEGKTVIIVTHEEEIAAYTKRIITLRDGLITNDRRITS from the coding sequence ATGAAGTTGACTGAGATTACCAAGGTTTATCGAAATGGGTCATTAGAGGTTCCAGTACTGCATGGGATTAATTTAACCATAGAGGATGGTGAATTTGTTGCCATCATGGGTCCATCGGGTTCTGGGAAATCAACCCTTATGAATATTATTGGATTTTTAGACTACCCCTCGGAGGGTGAGTTTGTATTAAACGATGAAAAAATAGGTTTGGCAAAAGAGAAAAAGCTAGCGAGGTTAAGAAATGAACATGTTGGTTTCGTCTTCCAACAATTTTTCTTACTTCCGAAATTCAATGCATTGAAAAATGTAGAATCACCCCTTATTTATGCGGGTGTATCTAAACGTGAAAGAACGGAAAGAGCAAAAGAAATGCTTGAAAAGGTCGGGCTGGAGGACCGGATGAAGCATTTGCCAAGTGAATTGTCAGGTGGTCAAAAGCAACGGGTTGCGATTGCTCGGGCACTTGTCAATAATCCATCAATTATCTTGGCAGATGAACCAACTGGTGCTCTTGATTCACAAACAAGTAAACAAATTATGGAGCTATTGGTCCAACTTAATCAAGAAGGCAAGACCGTTATTATCGTTACCCATGAAGAGGAAATTGCTGCTTATACAAAAAGAATAATCACGCTAAGGGATGGTTTGATTACGAATGATCGGAGGATAACATCATGA
- a CDS encoding ABC transporter permease, with translation MSLWESFKVALSSIMNHKVRSILTMLGIIIGVAAVIIIVAIGQGAKSKMTEQLFSTDKNAVEIFYEQLPPEDGSEMEMDMYWEMPTLTTTDLEILAEVPGVKAVIGTNQGWGTLLHNENQGDMQITGVGEDFFSARNIQVVEGRAINSRDNDSLSRITMIDTVARKKFFKENDEVIGEIIDLNGNPYKVVGVYESPIPEQFRNNETGEMLMPRAVISMMFGNMEIESLSIIASDPEKISETGRRAADTLTSSKKLENGMYNIHDFSEYEKEVDTVLTLMTLVIGSIAGISLLVGGIGVMNIMLVSVTERTREIGLRKAIGATRGRILLQFLIESATLTALGGIFGIGLAIIGALLVSKLSPITATVSPIVVIIGVGFSALIGIIFGILPANKASKLSPIDALRYE, from the coding sequence ATGAGTTTGTGGGAGAGCTTCAAAGTAGCATTATCCTCAATTATGAATCACAAGGTTCGTTCAATTTTAACCATGCTTGGCATTATTATCGGTGTTGCAGCTGTTATTATAATTGTAGCGATTGGACAAGGTGCAAAGTCAAAAATGACGGAACAATTATTTAGCACTGATAAAAATGCGGTTGAAATTTTCTATGAGCAACTTCCGCCTGAAGACGGATCAGAAATGGAAATGGACATGTATTGGGAGATGCCTACACTAACGACCACAGACTTGGAGATACTTGCAGAGGTTCCTGGTGTAAAAGCAGTAATAGGCACAAACCAAGGATGGGGTACGCTATTACATAACGAAAACCAAGGTGATATGCAAATAACAGGTGTTGGTGAGGATTTTTTTAGTGCTAGAAATATACAGGTAGTTGAAGGACGTGCGATAAATTCTAGAGATAATGACAGCCTAAGTCGTATAACGATGATTGACACAGTTGCAAGGAAGAAGTTTTTTAAAGAGAATGACGAGGTGATCGGTGAGATCATTGACCTAAACGGGAATCCATACAAAGTTGTAGGTGTGTATGAGTCACCGATTCCTGAACAATTCCGAAATAATGAAACTGGCGAAATGCTTATGCCTAGGGCAGTTATTTCGATGATGTTTGGAAACATGGAAATTGAAAGCTTGTCGATTATAGCAAGTGATCCGGAAAAGATTTCAGAGACTGGTAGACGAGCCGCAGATACACTTACTAGCAGTAAAAAGCTTGAAAACGGGATGTATAATATACATGACTTTTCAGAGTATGAAAAAGAAGTAGATACGGTCTTAACATTGATGACCTTGGTCATTGGAAGTATTGCGGGTATCTCATTATTGGTCGGGGGTATCGGGGTAATGAATATTATGCTTGTTTCGGTAACGGAAAGAACAAGGGAAATAGGACTTCGGAAAGCAATTGGAGCAACGAGAGGAAGAATACTATTGCAGTTTCTCATCGAGTCTGCAACTTTAACGGCACTAGGAGGAATTTTTGGAATTGGATTAGCAATTATTGGGGCATTACTTGTTTCAAAGCTATCCCCGATTACAGCAACAGTAAGCCCAATTGTGGTGATTATTGGTGTTGGTTTTTCTGCCCTAATCGGAATTATCTTTGGGATTCTTCCAGCGAACAAAGCATCTAAGCTTAGTCCAATTGACGCTTTAAGATATGAATAG